A single Pseudomonas sp. DC1.2 DNA region contains:
- a CDS encoding F0F1 ATP synthase subunit epsilon, translating to MAMTVHCDIVSAEGEIFSGLVEMVIAHGALGDLGIALGHAPLITNLKPGPIRLIKQGGEAEVFYISGGFLEVQPNMVKVLADTVQRAADLDEASAQQAVQAAEKALHERGAEFDYGSAAARLAEATAQLRTVQQIRKKYGG from the coding sequence ATGGCTATGACAGTCCATTGCGATATCGTCAGCGCGGAAGGTGAAATCTTCTCCGGTCTGGTCGAGATGGTGATTGCGCACGGTGCTCTGGGTGATCTTGGTATCGCTCTGGGTCACGCGCCGCTGATCACTAATCTCAAGCCGGGTCCGATCCGCTTGATCAAGCAGGGCGGGGAAGCCGAGGTGTTTTACATCTCCGGCGGTTTCCTCGAGGTTCAGCCGAACATGGTCAAGGTTCTTGCCGACACTGTGCAACGTGCTGCCGACCTGGATGAAGCCTCCGCTCAGCAAGCCGTTCAGGCTGCCGAGAAGGCCTTGCATGAACGTGGTGCAGAATTCGATTACGGTTCTGCTGCCGCACGTCTGGCCGAGGCGACAGCTCAGCTGCGCACCGTCCAGCAGATACGCAAGAAGTACGGCGGTTAA